In a single window of the Myxococcales bacterium genome:
- a CDS encoding acetyl-CoA C-acetyltransferase produces the protein MRDVVIVGAARTPIASFLGALATVPAPKLGAIAIKAALERAQVDGSSVDLVYMGCVLPAGQGQAPARQAALGAGLPQGVPCVTVNKVCGSGLETIIMAARAIAVGDATIAVAGGMESMSNAPHLVRGLRTGVKMGGLDTVDSMVNDGLWDVYSNQHMGNCAELCAKDRSISRGAQDEFAGSSYQRALTAQQEGRFVAEITPVKIAAKGGEIVVDTDEEPGRGNIAKLGGLRAAFAKDGTITAGNASSLNDGAAAVVLMSADEAKRRELPVLARIVATGYHAQAPEWFTTAPAPAIEKACAKVGWKPQAVDLWEINEAFAVVSIAQNQLLGLDPAKVNVWGGAVALGHPIGASGARIVVTLLSAMAARGAKTGGASLCIGGGEGIALLVERP, from the coding sequence ATGCGTGACGTCGTCATCGTCGGTGCTGCCCGCACCCCGATCGCCAGCTTCCTCGGCGCCCTGGCCACCGTGCCCGCCCCCAAGCTGGGCGCGATCGCCATCAAGGCCGCGCTCGAGCGGGCCCAGGTCGACGGCAGCTCGGTCGATCTGGTCTACATGGGTTGCGTGCTGCCCGCCGGGCAGGGCCAGGCCCCGGCCCGCCAGGCCGCGCTCGGCGCCGGCCTGCCCCAGGGCGTCCCGTGCGTGACCGTCAACAAGGTGTGCGGGTCCGGGCTCGAGACCATCATCATGGCCGCGCGCGCGATCGCGGTGGGCGACGCGACGATCGCGGTCGCCGGCGGCATGGAGTCGATGTCGAACGCGCCGCACCTGGTGCGCGGCCTGCGCACCGGCGTCAAGATGGGCGGGCTCGACACCGTCGACAGCATGGTCAACGACGGCCTCTGGGACGTCTACTCGAACCAGCACATGGGCAACTGCGCCGAGCTGTGCGCCAAGGACCGCAGCATCTCGCGCGGGGCCCAGGACGAGTTCGCGGGCTCGAGCTACCAGCGGGCGCTCACCGCCCAGCAGGAGGGCCGCTTCGTCGCCGAGATCACGCCGGTCAAGATCGCCGCGAAGGGCGGCGAGATCGTGGTCGACACCGACGAGGAGCCCGGCCGCGGCAACATCGCCAAGCTCGGCGGCCTGCGCGCCGCCTTCGCCAAGGACGGCACGATCACCGCCGGCAACGCCTCGTCGCTCAACGACGGCGCCGCCGCGGTCGTGCTGATGAGCGCCGACGAGGCCAAGCGGCGCGAGCTGCCGGTGCTGGCGCGGATCGTCGCCACCGGCTACCACGCCCAGGCGCCCGAGTGGTTCACCACCGCGCCGGCGCCGGCCATCGAGAAGGCCTGCGCCAAGGTCGGCTGGAAGCCCCAGGCCGTCGACCTGTGGGAGATCAACGAGGCCTTCGCGGTCGTGTCGATCGCGCAGAACCAGCTGCTCGGCCTCGACCCGGCCAAGGTCAACGTCTGGGGCGGGGCGGTCGCGCTCGGCCACCCGATCGGCGCGTCGGGCGCGCGCATCGTCGTCACGCTCTTGTCCGCGATGGCCGCCCGCGGCGCCAAGACCGGCGGGGCGTCGCTGTGCATCGGCGGCGGCGAGGGCATCGCGCTGCTCGTGGAGCGCCCGTGA
- a CDS encoding 3-hydroxybutyryl-CoA dehydrogenase (converts (S)-3-hydroxybutanoyl-CoA to 3-acetoacetyl-CoA), translating to MGQGIAQVAAQAGLDVVLVDVTAELAAGAIAKLGKTLDRLVEKGKLTGEERDLARGRLRSGAGHADLADREFVIEAAPEQEALKLELMRSLGKVTPPETILASNTSSISITKLASASGRPERVIGMHFMNPVPVMKLVEIVRGLPTSDETSATTIELAHRFGKTTIAARDIPGFIVNRVLIPLLNEACYALYEGLGTPADIDTGVKLGLNHPMGPLELADLIGLDTVLAIANVLHQELGDDKYRPCPLLRQHVAAGWLGRKVGRGFYRYDGK from the coding sequence ATGGGCCAGGGCATCGCCCAGGTCGCGGCCCAGGCCGGCCTCGACGTGGTGCTGGTCGACGTCACGGCCGAGCTGGCGGCGGGGGCGATCGCGAAGCTCGGCAAGACCCTCGACCGCCTGGTCGAGAAGGGCAAGCTGACCGGCGAGGAGCGCGACCTCGCGCGGGGCCGCCTGCGGTCCGGGGCCGGCCACGCCGACCTCGCCGATCGCGAGTTCGTGATCGAGGCGGCGCCCGAGCAGGAGGCGCTCAAGCTCGAGCTCATGCGCAGCCTGGGCAAGGTCACGCCGCCCGAGACGATCCTGGCGTCGAACACGTCGTCGATCTCGATCACCAAGCTGGCGTCGGCCTCGGGCCGGCCCGAGCGCGTGATCGGCATGCACTTCATGAACCCGGTGCCGGTCATGAAGCTGGTCGAGATCGTCCGTGGCCTGCCGACCAGCGACGAGACCTCGGCGACGACGATCGAGCTGGCGCACCGGTTCGGCAAGACCACGATCGCGGCCCGCGACATCCCGGGCTTCATCGTCAACCGCGTGCTGATCCCGCTGCTCAACGAGGCCTGCTACGCGCTCTACGAGGGCCTGGGCACGCCGGCCGACATCGACACCGGCGTCAAGCTCGGGCTCAACCACCCGATGGGCCCGCTCGAGCTGGCCGATCTGATCGGCCTCGACACCGTGCTGGCGATCGCGAACGTGCTCCACCAGGAGCTGGGCGACGACAAGTACCGGCCGTGCCCGCTCTTGCGCCAGCACGTCGCCGCCGGCTGGCTCGGCCGCAAGGTCGGGCGCGGCTTCTACCGCTACGACGGCAAGTAG
- a CDS encoding ATP-binding cassette domain-containing protein, which produces MTLAIDVTVARRDFTFAIATTFAPGITCVLGPSGAGKSTLLGVISGLVRPTRGRVALGDEAWVDTAARVAVPIEARHVAYLFQSLALFPHLDALANVAYAVPRAVPRAERGARARALLARVGVEHLAGRRPRTFSGGEAQRVALARALAMTPRVILLDEPFSALDRELKRPLIALVRELARELAVPTIAVTHSLGEARALADRVIRVAAGRVVADGAPADLLARAGHDDDLVADAPRAADAAARAG; this is translated from the coding sequence GTGACGCTCGCGATCGACGTCACGGTCGCGCGCCGTGACTTCACGTTCGCGATCGCCACCACGTTCGCGCCCGGCATCACCTGCGTGCTCGGGCCGTCGGGCGCCGGCAAGTCGACGCTGCTCGGCGTCATCAGCGGGCTGGTCCGGCCCACCCGCGGCCGGGTCGCGCTCGGCGACGAGGCCTGGGTCGACACCGCGGCGCGGGTCGCGGTGCCGATCGAGGCGCGCCACGTCGCGTACCTGTTCCAGTCCCTGGCGCTGTTCCCGCACCTCGACGCGCTGGCCAACGTCGCGTACGCGGTGCCGCGCGCGGTGCCGCGGGCCGAGCGCGGCGCCCGGGCCCGGGCGCTGCTGGCCCGGGTCGGGGTCGAGCACCTGGCGGGCCGGCGGCCGCGCACGTTCTCGGGCGGCGAGGCCCAGCGGGTCGCGCTGGCCCGGGCGCTGGCGATGACGCCGCGGGTGATCCTGCTCGACGAGCCGTTCTCGGCGCTCGACCGCGAGCTCAAGCGCCCGCTGATCGCGCTGGTGCGCGAGCTGGCGCGGGAGCTGGCGGTGCCGACGATCGCGGTCACGCACTCGCTGGGCGAGGCCCGGGCGCTGGCCGACCGGGTGATCCGCGTCGCCGCGGGCCGGGTCGTCGCCGACGGCGCGCCGGCGGACCTGCTGGCGCGGGCCGGCCACGACGACGACCTCGTGGCCGACGCGCCGCGCGCGGCCGACGCCGCGGCGCGCGCGGGTTGA
- the modB gene encoding molybdate ABC transporter permease subunit: MDWDPLLLSLEAALFATVIAGLAGIAVGAVLARPRMPGRHLIDAIIAAPMVMPPTVLGYYVLVTVGRKSALGGVYRDLVGTDLTFTFHGVVLAATLGAFPMVAKAARTAFEGVDPTLVSAARTLGAGRVRAFFTIALPLAAPGIVGGLMIGFARGLGDFGVTLMVAGDIPGETQSAPLAIYDHVQAGRERAAGLSSLVLTIGAVVILYAVNRLTRDRHREQEAQ; this comes from the coding sequence ATGGACTGGGATCCGCTGCTCCTGTCGCTCGAGGCGGCCCTGTTCGCCACCGTGATCGCCGGCCTGGCGGGGATCGCGGTGGGGGCGGTGCTGGCGCGGCCGCGCATGCCCGGGCGTCACCTGATCGACGCGATCATCGCGGCGCCGATGGTGATGCCGCCGACGGTGCTCGGCTACTACGTGCTGGTGACGGTCGGCCGCAAGAGCGCGCTGGGCGGCGTCTACCGCGACCTCGTCGGCACCGACCTGACGTTCACGTTCCACGGCGTCGTGCTCGCGGCGACGCTCGGCGCCTTCCCGATGGTGGCCAAGGCCGCGCGCACCGCGTTCGAGGGCGTCGACCCGACGCTGGTCAGCGCGGCCCGCACGCTCGGCGCCGGCCGGGTCCGCGCGTTCTTCACGATCGCCCTGCCCCTGGCCGCGCCCGGCATCGTCGGCGGTCTGATGATCGGCTTCGCGCGCGGCCTGGGCGATTTCGGCGTGACGCTGATGGTCGCCGGCGACATCCCGGGCGAGACCCAGTCGGCGCCGCTCGCGATCTACGATCACGTCCAGGCCGGGCGCGAGCGCGCCGCCGGCCTGTCGTCGCTGGTCCTGACGATCGGCGCGGTCGTGATCCTGTACGCGGTCAACCGCCTGACCCGCGATCGCCACCGCGAGCAGGAGGCCCAGTGA